A region from the Acyrthosiphon pisum isolate AL4f chromosome A1, pea_aphid_22Mar2018_4r6ur, whole genome shotgun sequence genome encodes:
- the LOC100163504 gene encoding peroxisome assembly protein 12 has translation MAEKAAHHTTTIISRPSIFEVIAQENLSSTIYPAFKKIVHYIINKNPGQLEWLDKYFDEVFLALNTVCQYQYLKKYGGTFSENFYDLTRVSSITNSKPDNKQLYLGLAIVVCVPYLRNKCDMYIDKLQMKYKLQLKHKVFITLNKIVHTCWEALRLTYYIKYINGSSQSHSPLLTMAGMVLTYKNIESSNNETLAQLSIKESIKNYLLYGLSHSLELGAFFMQFLNWWHSENLQSKFIAYPIPNPPKENDTYISVRNTNKCPICENERKMPTALTVSGFVYCYKCLHKHLVGVNSRCPVTKLPASMQDMIRIYTDN, from the exons ATGGCTGAAAAAGCTGCTCATCATACAACAACTATTATAAGTCGACCTTCAATTTTTGAAGTTATCGCACAAGAAAATCTATCATCGACAATTTATCCAgcattcaaaaaaattgttcat tatattattaataaaaatcctgGACAATTGGAATGGCTAgacaaatattttgatgaagTATTTTTAGCTCTTAATACTGTATGTCAGTATCAATATTTGAAGAAATATG GAGGAACATTCTCTGAAAACTTTTATGATTTAACCAGAGTTTCTAGTATAACCAATTCTAAACCTGACAATAAACAGTTGTATTTGGGCTTAGCTATAGTGGTTTGTGTACCTTATCTACGAAATAAATGTGATATGTATATCGATAAATTACAAATGAAGTATAAATTGCAGCTGAAACat aaagtatttataacattaaataaaattgtgcatACATGTTGGGAAGCATTACGTTTaacatactatataaaatatattaatggttCCAGTCAATCACATTCTCCTTTATTAACTATGGCAGGAATGGTATTAACTTATAAGAATATTGAATCTTCAAATAATGAAACGCTTGCTCAATTAAG tattaaagaatcaattaaaaattatttattgtatggaTTATCTCATTCCTTGGAGTTAGGTGCATTTTTTATGCAGTTTTTAAATTGGTGGCACTCtgaaaatttacaatcaaaATTTATTGCCTACCCTATACCTAATCCTCCAAAG gAAAATGATACGTATATTTCAGTCAGAAACACTAATAAGTGTCCTATATGtgaaaatgaaagaaaaatgcCAACTGCACTTACTGTATCTGG GTTTGTATACTGTTACAAGTGCTTACATAAACATCTCGTGGGAGTAAATTCGAGATGTCCAGTTACTAAATTACCAGCATCAATGCAGGATATGATAAGAATTTATAcagataattaa